Proteins encoded by one window of Mycoplasma capricolum subsp. capricolum ATCC 27343:
- the tsaE gene encoding tRNA (adenosine(37)-N6)-threonylcarbamoyltransferase complex ATPase subunit type 1 TsaE produces the protein MKVKVNNLEQTYKLAKKVKKIIQNKKIPFYVLLKGDLGAGKTTFTKALLEEFEVKQNITSPSFVIMNQYFVNDLKINHMDAYRLNNDSELEMYLDEFLDSLNIIEWYENIDLDLNTINKLIIEIKIIDENKRLFFIGE, from the coding sequence ATGAAAGTTAAAGTCAATAATTTAGAACAAACTTATAAATTAGCTAAAAAAGTTAAAAAAATAATTCAAAATAAAAAAATTCCTTTTTATGTTTTATTAAAAGGAGATCTAGGAGCAGGTAAAACTACTTTTACAAAAGCTTTATTGGAAGAATTTGAAGTTAAACAAAATATTACATCTCCAAGTTTTGTAATTATGAACCAATATTTTGTAAATGATTTAAAAATTAATCATATGGATGCTTATAGATTAAATAATGATAGTGAATTAGAAATGTATTTAGATGAATTTTTAGATAGTTTAAATATTATTGAATGATATGAAAATATAGATTTAGATTTAAATACTATTAATAAGTTAATTATTGAAATTAAAATTATAGATGAAAACAAACGTTTATTTTTTATAGGAGAATAA
- the tsaB gene encoding tRNA (adenosine(37)-N6)-threonylcarbamoyltransferase complex dimerization subunit type 1 TsaB yields MNLFIDTTNWKLIYILEKDDQIIDSLIILNNKKLSDIAILKLNEFLLKNKLTIKDLKAFYLTIGPGSYTGVRVGLTIVKTLKVLNNNFEVFIINSLLYQAGLNNVISCIDARSNKYYISVYNNAKQLLDISLIEQNQIDDLLFKYKDFELVNDYEFDYIKHYLDLKKFFINIKDDNQLNPLYIKSFI; encoded by the coding sequence ATGAACTTATTTATAGATACTACTAATTGAAAATTAATTTATATTTTAGAAAAAGATGATCAAATTATTGATTCTTTAATTATTTTAAATAATAAAAAACTTTCAGATATTGCTATTTTAAAACTAAATGAGTTTTTATTAAAAAACAAACTAACTATAAAAGATCTTAAAGCTTTTTATTTAACAATTGGTCCTGGTAGTTATACAGGAGTTAGAGTTGGTTTAACAATAGTTAAAACTTTAAAAGTCTTAAATAATAATTTTGAAGTTTTTATAATAAATTCTTTATTATATCAAGCTGGATTAAATAATGTTATTTCATGTATTGATGCTAGAAGCAATAAGTATTATATAAGTGTTTATAATAATGCTAAACAATTATTAGATATTAGTTTAATAGAACAAAATCAAATTGATGATTTACTTTTTAAATATAAAGATTTTGAATTAGTGAATGATTATGAATTTGATTACATTAAACACTATTTAGATTTAAAAAAATTTTTTATTAATATAAAAGATGATAATCAATTAAATCCTTTATATATTAAAAGTTTTATTTAA